The DNA region AGGCCTGCACCAATCGAGGTCAGAAATAGCTAAAAGTGACAAAGATTTCTTACTTGAAAACACCGTTGCTCCAGCGCTCTAGCATGTCACCAAGATTCACTATAAATGCTCTGCAACATAAACAATCAGTTAGATAATGTAAATGGCTCTGGAGAAACTTATAAAGCATGCTTCCTGTCCTTGCAGCCAATTGCGTTTGATACTTCATATAATGCAGCTCCAAATTCCAAAAGAACTAACATTTTAGAAATATATTAGCATAGCAACTAAATCCGCCTATTCTGACGCATAGCCGGTCCTAAGCCCGGATAAAGGGGGAATGTTGCATTAGGCATGCAGCAGCCAACGTAAAATAATCCATATAGCCGACTTCACTTAATGGGATAAGGCTTTCAATGTCAATGTTGTCATTAGCTTAGGCagataaatataattttacttGTTTTTGTGATCTACTGCAAGGCTTTCAAAATGAAAGGTATGACTTCACATGACCCCATCATATAGATTTCTATTAATGATGATTGAAAAACCTAGTTATGGGACTAGAATAAACAAACCAGAAAAAGTTAATCTTGAAGGAAGGTTGTGTCTGGGTTTTTTTAGACATTAGGTCATGGATTGAAAGGTTGGGATGGTCAAGAAAGAATAATTTTCATTACTACATAACATGCAACCTTTCATCAACATCTTTTTCTAGCCAATAAAAGCTACAGTGACATAGGGACTAACCCCTTCAATGGTGCGACATCCTCCCATATCTGAGGTTTAGCATCCCTATCCTTGCATATCTGCAATAGAAAACATTAAGTTCTTAATTTAGCCAGTATTGGTAGACTGGTAGTATTCAACAAGAAATATTAGTTAGTAGCATTCTTACTTGAAGACCTGAGACATCATCTGTTGCCAATAGTGTAATTAAACCAAAGTCAGTATGAGCTCCGGCTCCATATAACCCTTTCGAGGGATCCGAAATTTGACCTTCATGGAACAAGGATGAATACAGCTgtataattcatttttttcgTAATTCTATCAGGTACAAGATGACAAGACTATAGACTAATGATTCAATACCTTCATAGTGCAACAAACGTAGAGTTGCAATGGCCTCACCCAGCATTTCTGGCTGATGGAAAAAATTAGCATCCAAATCAAGTGCGAGGGCTATTACCTTTGCAACTGCTTTCCCCACTTCTCTGGAATTTTCAATAAAACAAGCAGgaacaaaaaatcaaaaaatgacAAATATGTGAAGCCCTTGTCAAACCATGATACTGAATTTGAGTTCAAATGAACAACCAAGGCTGTTAAACATGAACTGTTATTTCCTACATACAAAAGGGAGCAATAACATAcacaagaaaataaagaaaaatacgGCTCAATCCCCTCCCACCATGGCAAGGTAGAACAAGGAAGCATGATGAAACACAATGGACAAGGATTCAATTCAAGGGATGAAATGTTTGTTCAAGACCAAACATAAAAGCTACATTAAAAGGCTCATATTTTCCTCTAAAGTACAGAAAGTTGGCAACAAAGTAATAATTAGCTAATTCCACCAGCAGTACAatcatagcatgtttggaaatcaatTTACAACTGATTTTGAAGTCAGAATTAATTCTGGGGAAAAACTATGTGAGTAGTTTCTGAGTGActtaattgattctgagaaaaaataagctaatccaaacatgctaccAAAAGATAGTAGCTAGGTTGCATCTTTTATTACAGATAATTAACATCACTTAAACTTACAATGCTTCTCTATGGAATTTTTCCATGGTCTCCCTCCACCCCGGCAGAATATCTACACGTGAACAAAGTTTATGAAAAGATTAAtcaaaaaaagagtaaaagaaaaaagaacaatAACAACAATTCAAAATCCAAGGAAAGAGATGACTTATATTTAATAAAGAGTAGATTTAATTTTCTTATCCAAATGCCTCAAAAGACCAAACTTTTGACATGTTTACCTGGTGCAGGCCATTTATTTGGCCCATAAAAAGGTTTCTGCGATTCTGGGTCATCTTCAGCAACTTCAACTCCTATATAGTACCCCTCTTTGTAATCCCCTACTTAACCATGCAAGGAAAAATATATCAAGTTtaagaataagaagaaaaacTTTGAACAAGAAACAACCATGAAATCTATATAAACATGCAATAAACGGACAAGGGTTTTTGTTTACCATGCACTTGGTTTTCTGGATCAAGTAGCTCATCAAGAACAGGGGTGTACCCCCTGTGCTTTTCATTTCTGagaatcttcatcttttctttgagAGGAAGGGTGAAAAATCTCTTGCTTTGTTCAAAAACCTCGTCCATGAACTCCTGGCTTATTCCATGGTTGACAACGTAGAAAAAACCAGAATCCAAACAAGCCTATATTTTCCAAAACCCCACAAAAAGAAACACATAAAAAAAGCTTCTatgattgaattgaattgaatggaCCCAAGTTATGAAAACCAACCTGTTTGAGCAGTTTCACGGATTGGTTGATGTCAGGATTGGAGAGGTTGATGCAGTTGAGAGCAGAGAATTTGGTGGTGGCTTCAGGGGAAGGGGTGCTCTGTTTTCCCATGTtggaatgaagaagaacaaTGAAATGAAGGAGAAGCAAATAGCAATAGCAATAGCAATGATTAAAAGAGGAAAAGTGAATGGTTTttgatgatgttttttttttcttttttctaaagAAAAAGTGAATGGTTTTTGATCATACTATTGCAGCAGCCATAGTCTTTTTAtactatataattatttttgtcgTTGATTTAGAGAATTTACATCTCTTGGTTGCAATTTATTATAgtttccttttttatttcttacattctcacttttctctttctttcttttagaGTTCTTAACTTTTGTTATATGTATATCACTTATAGTGATAAACACCATTAGGCACTCAGAATATGCGTAAAGATTAACGATGGAAAGAATATCAGGTGATATCATGATTTCTCTAATTACATCAAATAAATGGTGTCCTTAGGTGTTTGTTAATATTAAAGTTTTCAAATATCAATTTTGTTCTTTTAAAACGATGGTAATGAGGTTTAGATGCTTTTTTATAGGTTTAGATGTTTAGTCATTAGTATATATGACAATGATTCATATGATTAAGATTGCAAAACAACCACTACTCCGTCTCCATTAGTCATATGATCATATCTACAATTTTTTAATACGACTAACATAATTAGTTACAACCCGTGATTTAAAGTTTACTTGGATGACAAACGGGGGTGGTTATAAATAgcacatatatatttttaatttaacagTATACTTATTGTAATTTAATTTCATAGTTTCCTAGTTACCTATAAAATCCTAcaaatatattttcttaatttggaGATAGAGATTAATTAGTTTCtcttatatttaaattttctaATAATATTCTCCCTATAATATATTCTTCTAATCTGCTATGGAGATTTAGCTTCCCTTTCTCCTTAGCATTTCTGAAAAAGGATTATGAATGCAAGAAATTTCCGTGAATAAGTATAAATAATTTTCatgataaaataaattattttgggaGTCCTGATGCCACACATCCCTAGCTTGTGACACGCCATCAGAAAGGCTATGGCCTTTAGTTATGTGTCCCTGCCAGATGTCCAAATAGGGAGCCATTTGGGTACTTTATTGACCAAATGAAATGTATGTTCTAATTTCGACCACCAGAATTTTGTGAGCCAGAAATTGCCTAGCACCTCATTCGAGAGACCCTACCAAGAGAGAATTGAAAGATGCTGATGATAAGGATTCAGAAACTTAATAGATAAAAAGATAAAGGGGAATGAAAGTAATGGATAGAATATATGAATTTTTCTGTGTTGCAATACTAGTTTGTCATAAGAAAACATCTTAAATTCCCTAAGAATGTAATCAGGAAGGAATGTAAATAATCTACAACTATGTAAAAATTGCAGCTTAAACCTAGCTTGAGTTTTATTAATCATgctttatttttgaattttatgtACTATAGTATTTTTATATGTTAAACAAGGAGATActgtttgtaaaaaaaaaaaaaccaaggaGATACTGCTTTATCCTCTTTAAACACTTTCTTTGTCTCCTATTGAAAATTATTTGATTCTCATGTGAGTAAAATGGGTATTTATTCCAACAAGTGAGTTTAATGGGTATTTATTCATTCATAAAattatttagtattttatttttatttttatttgtgtCTAATATTTTTGTTAATCTTTAAAAGACAATTTTTTGAAAAGGTTATTATACAATATCTAATTAAGATACATATCATTATCCTAGagaattaatataaattattagaCATTATTATATTGGTGGGTATGTCTGgttttacattttatttttctaatttacATTAcaaattatcttttttttttcaaaatttcatataATAAATTGTGAAAATAATATGTGTTGTAATTACACCACGTGTCATCAATGTGAGTTCATGGTGTTAAGATCACATATTCAGAAGAAAAGGTACGTGTGTAGTATAAGCTTATGGATTAAGCAATTGGTTTTAAAACAACTTTCCAAAGTGCTATATATAAAAGATAGATTGAGACACACAATTAAGGCAATTCACAACAATTATCGAAGAAGGgtaagaaagaaaggaaaagagaaaGTGAGATATGGAACTGCCGAAAGAATGCATTGCTGACATATTGGGCCGCACTACTCCATTGGATGTCGCCAGGAACTCCATCGTTTCTAAGATCTTCTGCTCCGCCGCTGATTCTGACTCTATTTGGAATAATTTTCTCCCTTCTGATTTTCATTCGATCATTTCCCAGTCTCCTTTCTTAGCCAACGCTCCAAAGAAAACCATTTATCTCGCTCTCTCAGATCACCCTATCATCATCGATCAGGGAAAAAAGGTAAATAATCTCATCAATCTAATATGATCATTTCTTCAATTAGGGCTTTACAGAGTATTAATTGAccttttgttgttttttaatTATCTGAAATGCAGAGCTTTCAATTGGACAGGAAGACTGGGAAGAAATGTTACATGCTTGCTGCCAGAGCTCTCCAAATTTCTATGGGTGACGATGAGCGTTACTGCGGCTGGGTCACCCTCCCAGAGTCTAGGTTAGCTCTTTAATATTgatttttcttcatttcattCTAGTTTTGTTTTGCAgcgaattttatttttattttattgaccAATGATCAGACTTATCAAACAAAAACCACAATGTTAAATAATATCATCTTTAATGTatgaataatatatttataaaaattatagtgatcgatgaattttattttcaactcatttattttaaacatAAAGTCTATTTATGATaagattatttaaattttgaataagGTGCATTGCCATTTAATTTTGAGTTATATAGTGAGTGTTTGTCTATTCATACCACATGTCATATACAAATGTTCATTATGTACAAATGTTGCCAACTTATATATTGAACAGGTTCGAAGAAGTTGCCAAGCTTGAAGTTGCCAAGCATGAAGTTGGGTTCTGGTATGATATTTATGGGATGATAAATACAGTTGATTTGTCCCCAAACACTCAATATGCAGCTTTTCTTGTGTTTAAGATGATCACTGATAATGGAGGCCCTATCCGTGCATTGTTATCGATTGACATTTTTGGGGTCCCTATCCGTAAGAATGCAGTTTGTTTGGACATGAAGCTAAAACTGATCTCTGAGTGTCCAAATGTGAGAAGTGATGGCTTGTTGGAGATTGAGATGGGGGAGTTCTTCAATTCAGGCCTAGAAGATGGTGAAGTGGAGATGAGGGCTATGATATCAAAGTTTTTATTTTGGGAGGGAAGTTTTTATCTTGAAGGAATAGAAGTTAGGCCTAAGCTATAGTAGATAGGACTAGCAAATATGTTAAGGGAATTGCAACTTTTGGGGTAGAAAATAAACATATGTAGCATGGTCCCCAAGTAAATTTCTctttaatttagtttttgacaaaatgaacTTATTGCATGTCTGTTTTTTCTTTATTCCTTTTGCTTGTTTaatcattcaatttcaatttGGAAGCACTCCAAAAATCCATTCATTCCTATGGTATGTGCAGAAACTTATATGTGCTTGTTTAGTATTTGCCCATCTAGTATGTGCAGAAACATACATGTAGAATAGTGTTATATATTGTACTTTGGTCTATCTAAGGTGCGGCAAAATGACTGTAATGATTAAACCTACTTACAAAATTATATCAAAACAATATCATCTATAACTTTATTGAAGCAGGATGGGTCATAGAAGCATATTGCTGATGTGTCTGCTCTGCAATTGACTCCTTCAATGATTGAAATTCTTAGTGAAAATCCTATTTTGCAGCACCAGCACCCTTCCTTCCTTATGTTATACACAtgtctttttctctttttttaattcaaactgCACTCACTCTTTTCCCTCCTACTATCTCCTCCCCTTCGttttctctctcccactatctTCCTGTGGACCagttttttctttcatcttgtgcACCagttttttctttcatcttctcCCATCagaaattttgaatttgaaattcaaaatatttctaTTTCCCATGTGCAAATCATTAATGCTTTCACCATGCATAACACTCATTGGAAACCTGCActactttcaagtttcaatccTTCCAACAAGCTTTTATCGGATTCCCAATATGACTAGAAACTCCTCTCAGATCCTTCCACACAACCCTCCCTCTCCTCATTTCTTTCCCCTGAGCCCTCTCTCGTTCTCTAACTCTCTTCAACGTCTCACTGTGTTCTTTCACACAACCTGCCCCATTTGGCTTCCTCCCCCACTAGGGATCCCCACCTCCTAGTCTGTCAAATGATATAACTAATTATTGATATACTATTTTTAAGCTTATTtttcaatatcttctatcaaaGACGGAAAAAACTTTTTACCGAGATGTTTCTGTAGGTTTTTGTGTATAGATTACCTTGCTCATAATTTACTATTTACGCTTTACAAATTACAATCGCAGTCAAagcttactttttttttttgataaatacaAGGACTTTTGGGATCATTTTTTTGGATCAAGTGGGTCCAcaacatattttttttgaaatcgcAAAACGCAAGGAGAATTatattttcacaaaaaaaaaaacatgtcgCAATGGGCCAACCCAACCCATTTTAAACATAGGTTAGGTGGTTAGGTCAAAATAGGTTAAAGTGTCAGACATTTCATCCCACCTCATCCTGTTTAGGTGAGTTGGCGGATTGATCCGATGAGTCAAACTCGTTTTTCCATCCCTATTTGTTGAGCTCGTTCGTGTCTGCTTAAAATaatatgtaattttaatttttaacaaaaaaattcccttaaatttgatatcattttaagtgatttttttaaaagcaaaaaataatttatataagtttacaaatataaaattatttttcactttaagaattcataaaaaataattggCTATTTCAAATCTACTAGAATTAGCTAAAGGAAATAATTAGGTTTTTGCATTCTCaaattatgttcttttttttatctaaagCGTATATAGttcaaaaaaatactttttcttGATAAAGGAGAAAATTGAAGGTTATttgtttttgatttatttagGCTAGATTTGATCCTAGTAAGATAAGGAAGAAAAAACTTTGGTGAAATTGGGTATTTTGTTGAATGGATGATATATCAGTGTGTGAGTTATGGGATTTGGATTGTGAGgtcttgatgatgatgaaggaagaagaaatagAAGTAAATGGAGATATGGTTGTCCCTGAATGTTAGCTTAAGTAGTAAGAGTTATAGGACATAAAGGTTTGGGAGGGTAAAGGGTGAAGGGGAAGGGTTTGAATCCTGAGGAGGACTAATAACTAATtcactaacattactaacaactaacatttgcctataaaaaaatagagatatggtttgaatgaagatgaaaattaataattttgatttaaatccCTCTATAATCCACGTAAGTGTTTTTCTTAAATTGAGAAAAGCCACATTATGTAAAATTGACACGTGGTCACAGCCCTCAAATGAGTGGAGCCATGGAGGGATGAGAACCAAGTTATTTCCATAGTCTAGGAATTCATTTCGTTGAAAATTTTATTCAGaaacaaatattaataattcattaaaatttaaggagtaaaaacatatttaaccctataaATTTTAAAGGCCCTTAAAGCTGTATGATGGGTACTTGgaattagttagttagttaaagGTTATTCTATAAATAAGGGAGTGTAAAGAGGGTTTAGGGAGAGTGATGAGTCTCTCAAATAC from Lotus japonicus ecotype B-129 chromosome 2, LjGifu_v1.2 includes:
- the LOC130739022 gene encoding 2-oxoglutarate-Fe(II) type oxidoreductase hxnY-like isoform X1; this encodes MGKQSTPSPEATTKFSALNCINLSNPDINQSVKLLKQACLDSGFFYVVNHGISQEFMDEVFEQSKRFFTLPLKEKMKILRNEKHRGYTPVLDELLDPENQVHVGDYKEGYYIGVEVAEDDPESQKPFYGPNKWPAPDILPGWRETMEKFHREALEVGKAVAKVIALALDLDANFFHQPEMLGEAIATLRLLHYEGQISDPSKGLYGAGAHTDFGLITLLATDDVSGLQICKDRDAKPQIWEDVAPLKGAFIVNLGDMLERWSNGVFKSTLHRVLGNGQERYSIAYFLEPSHDCLVECLPTCKSDSNPPKFPPILCRDYLSQRYNDTHADLNVYKKQQA
- the LOC130735586 gene encoding putative F-box protein PP2-B12, with product MELPKECIADILGRTTPLDVARNSIVSKIFCSAADSDSIWNNFLPSDFHSIISQSPFLANAPKKTIYLALSDHPIIIDQGKKSFQLDRKTGKKCYMLAARALQISMGDDERYCGWVTLPESRFEEVAKLEVAKHEVGFWYDIYGMINTVDLSPNTQYAAFLVFKMITDNGGPIRALLSIDIFGVPIRKNAVCLDMKLKLISECPNVRSDGLLEIEMGEFFNSGLEDGEVEMRAMISKFLFWEGSFYLEGIEVRPKL
- the LOC130739022 gene encoding 2-oxoglutarate-Fe(II) type oxidoreductase hxnY-like isoform X2, translated to MGKQSTPSPEATTKFSALNCINLSNPDINQSVKLLKQACLDSGFFYVVNHGISQEFMDEVFEQSKRFFTLPLKEKMKILRNEKHRGYTPVLDELLDPENQVHGDYKEGYYIGVEVAEDDPESQKPFYGPNKWPAPDILPGWRETMEKFHREALEVGKAVAKVIALALDLDANFFHQPEMLGEAIATLRLLHYEGQISDPSKGLYGAGAHTDFGLITLLATDDVSGLQICKDRDAKPQIWEDVAPLKGAFIVNLGDMLERWSNGVFKSTLHRVLGNGQERYSIAYFLEPSHDCLVECLPTCKSDSNPPKFPPILCRDYLSQRYNDTHADLNVYKKQQA